The stretch of DNA CTTTTCCTTTTTAGCTAAATTAACCCAAGTTTTAAGCATTGATAACTATGGTTTCTGCTACTCAGAAGACTGCTACTCAAGTTTCTCATAACATTGAAACAACTAAAGCAAATCCACGCAAAACTGCTAGTGGAGTTTACGTTACCGTTCACGGTCATTTTTATCAACCGCCAAGAGAAAATCCTTATTTAGATACGATTGAAAGACAACCCAGTGCTTATCCTTATCATGATTGGAATGAACGCATCTATTATGAATGTTATCGCCCTAATGCCTTTGCGAGAATTTTAAATGATGGTGGTGAAGTAATTGGGATTGTTAATAACTTTGAATATCTGAGTTTCAATATTGGGCCAACTTTAATGTCTTGGTTGGAAAAATACGATTTTGAAGTATACCAACGCATTCTCGAAGCAGATCGAATTAGTTGTCAACGATTAAATGGTCATGGTAATGCGATCGCACAAGTTTATAATCATATTATTCTGCCTTTAGCTAACGAAAGAGATAAATATACTCAAATTCGCTGGGGAATAGCTGATTTTCGCTCTCGTTTTCAACGAGAACCAGAAGGAATGTGGTTGGCAGAAACTGCCGTAGACTACTCCACGTTAAAAGTATTAGTTGATGAAGGCATTCGCTTTATTATTCTTGCTCCTTCTCAAGCGGAACGCTGTCGTCCTTTGCCTACTAAAGACAATCGTAATCCCGAGTGGCATGAAGTTGGTGGTTCTCAAATCGATCCTACTCGTCCCTATCGCTGCACTTTAGATGATGGACGTGATATTGATATCTTCTTTTATGATGGCCCAATTTCTAGAGATATGGGTTTTAGTGATATTTTGACCAATGGCGATCGCTTTGTGGCAAGATTAGGTCAAGCTATTAAAGGAGATCCTCGTCCGACTCAACTTATTAGTGTGGCTACAGATGGAGAAACTTTTGGTCATCATAAAGGCGGAACAGAAAAGTGTCTGGCTTATGTTTTTACGAAAGAATTTAAGCATAGAGACTGGAATATTACTAATTACGCCCATTATCTCAGTATTAGTCCTCCTACCTGGGAAGTAGTTCTCAAACCAGTAACTGCTTGGAGTTGCTCTCACGGAGTCGAGCGATGGCAAGATGATTGTGGTTGTGGTGGTGGTGGTGTCTGGCACCAAAAATGGCGCAAACCTTTAAGAACTACTCTAGATTGGTTGCGCGATCGCTTAATTGAAGTTTATGAAGAGCAAGGAAGTAAGTATTTTTGCGATCCTTGGGAAACTAGAGATAATTATATTCAAGTTATTCGTAATCGTAGTTCCGAGAGTGTAGATTTATTCTTTAAAGCTCATCAATGTCGTCAACTAAGTGCAGAAGAGAGAATCGATGCTTTAAGATTACTAGAAATGCAGCGTCATGCGTTGTTAATGTATACTAGTTGCGGTTGGTTTTTTGAAGAAATTTCTCGCCCTGAAGGAGTTCAAATTCTACGTTATGCTGCTCGTGCCATAGAACTAGCAGGAGAAGCAGCAGGAGTTTACTGGAAATTAGACTTTTTAAATCGTTTAGCCGAAGCACCTAGTAATGTAAAGTTATTTGGTAATGGAGCGGAAGTTTATCGTCAATTAGTTGTTTCCGCGCAGATTAGTTTTCAACAAGTGGCTGCTCACTACGCCATTAGTAGTCTCTTTAATACTTATAATCATCTCGAGCAAATGTACTGTTATGGAGTCGAACAACTCGACTATCAGAAACAGCAGATGGGTGCGCTCACTTTAGCAGTGGGACAAGTGCGTTTGACTTCGGACATTACGGGAGAAAATCATCATTTTGTCTTTGCCGTACTGCATCTAGGAGGTTGGGATTTTCACTGTTGCATTCAAACTTTTACTACCCGCCTGAGTTATAGCGAAAACAAACAACAACTATTTGAAGCCTTTAAACAAGCTAGTGCTGCTCAAACAATTGTCGCCATGAATCGATTATTTTGCGATCGCTCTTTTAATTTACAACATCTGTTTGCTGAAGAAAGACATCGAATTATTGAACAGTTAACCGATCAAACCAAAAAACATTTAGATCAACTTTATACTCAAGTTTATCGGGAAAATTATAGTATTTTGCTAGCTTTTCAACGAGAAGAGTTACCAGTTCCCCAAGAACTACAAGTAGCAGCCGAAGTAGCTCTATCTCACCGTTGTTTAGAGATTATTGCAGCATTAGAAGCTGAACCTCAAGCCATTGATAGTCATTTAAGTGAATTAATCGCAGTAGCTACCGAAGCTAATCATTTTCGTTGTCAATTCAACATTCCCGAAGCGAAAAAAACCCTCGAACAACTCATTATGCGATCGCTCTGGCAAATACTTTATGAAGGAGATCCCGCTAGTATAGAAAATGAGATAACCAGAATTGACAAAATCCTAAAAATTAGTGAATATCTTCATCTTGGTTTATTTCTCGACCGCGCCCAAGAAATTTATTACCAATGCTTACATCAGCACATTGTACCTCATTGTTTTTCTGAAACAGAAAACGGTTGTCGTTGGCAACGTAGTCAACTACGTCCCCTACTCAAATTGGGTAAAAAATTAGCTGTGGATGTCAATAACTGGTTGATTTAAAATAAAAGCGATCGCTCTTGGTTAAAAGAAGCGATCGCAGTCACCACAAACACATTTAAGGAAGAATAAATTTCTTATAAAAAATTAAGTTTAGTTAGTTAGATATAAGTAATTTTTTAATTCACTATATTCAGTTTAAGTGCTTCTATTGGAAATTGGGTATAGTTTTGATAAAGATTCAGTACTGAGTGATAAAGTAACCATAAAGTCTTGTGGTAATTAACTAAAGCTAGAAGGCAGAAGGCAGAAGACTTAATTTGGTTCTTTGTTCCTTAATTCCCTATTAACTGATAACTGATGACTGATCACTGATCACTGAATAAGCTGGAGACGAAGTATCAACTTTATTTCTAGATATGCGAATTCTACAAATTGTTCCCTCATTTTCTCCTGTTTATGGTGGTCCTAGTCAAATGGTAAAAGGTTTATCTCAAGCTTTAGCAGCCGAAGGAATTGAGGTTACCATCATCACTACTAATACTAATGGAGATAACGGACAAGCACCTTTAGATGTTCCCCTTGGCAAATCTATCTGGCAAGATGGTTACGAGATTATCTATTTTCCTTGTTCTCCTTTTCGTCGCTATAAATTTTCCTTAGATTTGTTGCGTTGGTTAGCTAGTCATACTCAAGATTATCATTTAGCTCATATCCATGCTTTATTTTCTCCCGTTACTACCGCAGCAGCTACCATTGCACGATGGAATAAATTACCTTATATTCTTCGTCCTTTAGGCACTCTCGATCCTGCTGATTTACACAAGAAAAAACAACTTAAACAGATTTATGGGTTGTTGTGGGAAAAACCTAATTTGGCGGGTGCAGCAGCGATTCATTTTACTAGTGAAGAAGAAGCCAAAGTTTCCGCAAGATTTGGTACAACTACCAAAGATTTGGTAATTCCTTTAGGAGTAGATTTACCTGCAAATTTACCTGCATTGGGAATAACGAGAAAACAATTAGGAATAGATAGTAATACTAAATTAATTTTATTTATGTCTCGTATCGATCGCAAAAAAGGACTCGATCTACTTTTACCTGCTTTGGAAAGTTTACAAGCAGAAGATTTAGATTTTCATTTTGTCTTAGCAGGAGGAAATCCGCAAGAACCTGATTATCAAGCTCAAATTAAAACTAAAATCGCTAATTCTCCTTTAAAAGAACGAACTACTATTACGGGTTTTGTTCAAGGAGATTTAAAATTAGGTTTACTAATCGATGCAGACTTGTTTGTTTTGCCTTCCTATTATGAAAATTTTGGCATTGCGGTAGCTGAAGCGATGGCAGTAGGGACACCAGTGGTTATTTCTAACGGTGTGCAAATTTGGCAGGATATTGAAACTATGACAGCAGGATGGGTAACTGCTTGTGAAGTAACACAATTAACCAATAGCTTACGGGAAGCGATTGAATCAGATACTGAAAGGAAACAAAGAGGAGAAAACGCTCGTCAGCTAGCTAAACAAAAATATAGTTGGAGTGCGATCGCAGTTGAGATGATTCAAGTTTATCAAAGTTTGATGCGATCATCTGCATAAATCGATTTACTTCGACGTAATTAATGAATGAAGAGTTGAAATATCCGTAAACACTATGTCTAACAAAATATTATTATTCGGTTTTACTGCTGCTACTCTAATTTTGATTCCTAATTTCGCTCAAGCGCAAAATGTACAAGTAATTTCTCAACAAGGAAGTGCTAGTGCTACAGCAGTAGGTAAAAATAATACTGCAATTAGTAATGTTCATCAATCAGCAGTTCAAAATCAATTTGGTAATTCTTACGGTAGCTGGGATAATCCTCAAACTCAAATTACTATTCAAAGAGCGTCGGGTAATGCAACAGCAATTGGAGAAAATAATACTGTTATTAGCAATATCAATCAGTCTAGCGAACAAAATCAATACGTCAATCCCTATGGATATTAAATTGTACAGTCACTAATATTTGGTTATTTCCGATTAAATAGTTGATAATTATAGAGTTGATAGTGAATGGTTAGACTATTGTGCAAGGGCAAAATAAATTCTTCTCACCAATTAAAAAATTACTTTTCTTTGGTAGTGGTAGTCTTACCCTAATTGTTTCTTTGATGATAATTGGTTGGTGGCGCGAATGCGATCGCTTGATTAGTCTGGCAGAAAAATTTTTGTTACCTCAACCGATTGTACCTCAGATTGAACTAGCTACAGCGATCGTCAAACAAGTTCAAGAAGCACAAGAATTAACCACCGCAGTTTATACAATGGAAACAGTTGTTCCTGCTTCTGCGGAGCGCAAAATTGGGGAATGGGTAATAGCTACTACGAAATTAGTTTATATTGCTCATGGTGAAGTGCGAGCGGGAATAGATTTAAATCAACTAACTCCAGAACAAGTTAAAATTACTGCTGATAAAATTCAAATTAATTTACCACCGCCACAAATTTTAGACCAAAAAATTGACGTTAACCGTTCTCGCGTTTTTGATTATAATCGAGGTTTTTTAAACTTAGGTCCCGATCTCGCGCCACAATTACAAACTCAAGCTCAACAAGAAACTCTACAACAAATTCTTCATGCTGCTTGCGATCAAGGCATTTTAAATAGTGCTAATGAAAAAGCCAAGCAAACTTTAACTCAATTATTAAATAATATGAGCGTGCAACCAATAGAAATTAGAACTACTTCTCCTTCATTGCAAGCTTGTATTTAACCTTTAACGAAGAATATTCTTGAATTACCGCGATTTTCAGTAATTAGTAATTAATAATTAGTAATTACTAATTGGTAATTGGTAATTGGTAATGGTGTACCTCACCAAGAGCGAGAAAGGCTATAGTAATAGTTCTCTCATAGATTACGGCTTTTACCACTGTAACCCCACAATTAAAAACGGTACATTGTATTCATAGGTAAAGAAATATTAATCAAAAATAAACTTGCGACTCATGTTTGAATATTTTAACGACAAAGCAATCAAAAGCATCATTCTGGCTCAAGAAGAAGCCAGAAGCACAGGCCATAATCTTGTCGGTAGCGAACATCTATTATTGGGAGTGATAGGGGAGGGGACATCGATCGCAGCAACTGTATTAGCAGATAAAGGAATTAATGTTAATCAAACTAGGAAACTGATCGAACAATATAGTGGTAGAGGTAGCGGTTTTAGTCCAGCCAATCTTCCTTTTACTCCTAAAGTCAAGAGTATTTTTGATCAGGCATTGATCGAAGCACGTCAATTAGATCGTAAAAATATTACTCCTGCACACATATTACTTGCGATCGCTAAAGATTCTGATTCTGTGGCAGCTAAAGTATTAATTCAACAAGGAATTAAATTAAATCAACTGCGAACAGATTTACTGAAGAAATTAGCAGAACCAGAACCGATTGGTGCAGCCAACAAAAGAGAAAATCCCTTTAACTTTGGTAATCCCAATGCAGCTAAACCTACTTTAAAAGAATTTGGAGTTAATCTAACTCAATTAGCTAAAGAAGGTAAACTCGATCCTGTGATTGGAAGAGAAGCAGAAATTGCCCGAACTGTTCAGATTTTAGGACGTAGAACCAAAAATAATCCCGTTTTAGTAGGAGAACCAGGAGTAGGCAAAACTGCGATCGCAGAAGGATTAGCTCAACGAATTGTCGACGAAGATGTTCCTGAATTAATTAAAGATAAACAAGTAATTAGTTTGGACATGGGTTTATTATTAGCAGGAACTAAGTTTCGAGGTGAATTTGAAGAACGACTCAAAGCCATTGTTGATGAAGTGCGTCAAGCAGGAAATATTATCCTAGTCATCGATGAAATTCATACCCTAGTAGGTGCAGGAGCGATGGGAGGCGCAATGGATGCTGCCAACTTACTCAAACCAGCCTTAGCTAGAGGAGAATTCCAATGTCTTGGTAGCACCACCCTCGATGAATATCGTCAACATATCGAACGAGATGCAGCTTTAGAACGTCGTTTCCAAAAAGTCATGATTGGAGAACCTTCTGTAGCAGACGCGATCGCAATTATCCGAGGCTTACGTAAAACCTACGAAGAATTTCACCAAGTTAAATATACAGAAAAAGCTTTAGAAGCAGCAGTTACTCTATCCGAACGTTATATTTCTGACCGTTTCTTACCTGATAAAGCCATTGATTTAATTGATGAAGCTGGTTCACGAATTCATTTAAGACATTCTCAACAAACAGATCAAAAACACCAAGAAGAAACCCAAGTTCCAATCATCAATCCTAAATCCTTAACTCCTGTAGTAGACGAAGCAGAAATTGCTCACATTGTCGCTTCCTGGACAGGAATTCCAGTCAATAAAATCAACCAAACCGAATCAGAAGTTTTACTCAATCTCGAAGCCAATCTCCACGAACGGGTAATTGGTCAAGATGAAGCAGTTTGCGCCGTTTCTCGTGCCTTAAGAAGAGCTAGAGCGGGTTTAAGCAGTCCTAATCGTCCGATTGCTAGTTTTATTTTCTCTGGCCCTACTGGTGTAGGTAAAACCGAGCTTGCTAAAGCCTTAGCAACCTATATGTTTGGCTCGGAAAACGCCATGATTAGACTAGATATGTCCGAATTCATGGAATCTCACACCGTTTCCAAATTAATTGGTTCGCCTCCTGGTTATATTGGTTACGACGAAGGCGGACAACTCACCGAAGCTATTCGCCGTCAACCCTACAGTTTAGTTCTGTTTGATGAGATAGAAAAGGCACATCCAGATGTCTTCAATCTACTCTTACAACTTCTAGATGATGGTCGTTTGACTGATGCTCAAGGACGTGTAGTTAATTTTAACAATGCGATCATCATTATGACCTCTAACATCGGTTCTAAAGTAATCGAAAAAGGAGGCACAGGACTAGGTTTTGCCGTCGCAGACAACCAAACAGATGCTCAATACCAACAGATACGTGCTTTAGTTAACGAAGAACTTAAACAATATTTCCGTCCAGAGTTCCTTAACCGTCTCGATGAAATTATTGTCTTTCGTCAACTTACTAAACCAGAAGTTCAACAAATTGCCGAGCTTCTTTTACAAGAAATCGCACAAAGATTGCAACAAGAACGCTCTATCAATCTAGAAGTTAGCGAAGCTTTCCAAGAGAAAGTCATTGCTGAAGGATTCGATCCTAGCTATGGTGCAAGACCTTTACGTCGAGCAATTATGAGATTGTTAGAAGATAGTTTGGCAGAAGCAATTTTATCTGGTCAAATTCAAGATGGCGATCAAGCTTTAATAACCGTTGATGACGGAGAAGTAAAAGTCTTACCTATACAGCAACCAGTTCTTGTCGAATCTCATCGTTAATTCTGATTTGATTGGTGATGTTGGTGGGGTAACACCCACCAATTTTTTAGGTTTAATTTTCTTTTATTAGTGCCATTGCACTTGTTCAAAATCGACTTGGTATAGCGATCGCCTTAAACAGATTTATAATATTAGTTTGTTGTTTGTTTGCTACAGATCATCCGTGGGTAGGGTTTTGGCACTGCCAAACTCTTACATAAATTTGTTATGTAAACGAAAAATCAGAACTACTAAGCTTACTAATATTTAAATCTTCAAACATAATTTGTCCGCCATCATTAGAAGTCAACAAAGTACCATCAACCGTGTTAGTAATTAAACCTTGAGCAAGCATACCACTGAACCAAGAAGAAGCATTGACAATACCCCAACCTTGGAATTGAATCTTATCTTTACCCACCTCAAAATCTTTAATGATATCTAGTTCACCAGGTAACAAACTATTATTCTTCACAAAGACAAATGTATCATTTCCCCGACCTCCGATTAAAGTATCGCTACCACGACCACCAATTAAAGTATCATTGCCACCAACAGTTGGGTCTTGTTGATAAGCAAGTAATTTAAGATCATCCAAGCGACCACCACGACCATAATTAACAGGAGTACCAGTAGAAAGAAATTCTAAACGTTTGGTAGTACCATCTCCGATAAAGTTGACGGTATAGGTTTTCCAAACTAGATTGGAATTTTTAGAACTATCTTCTGCTACATTGAGCAAAGTATTGCCACCTAGTTTAACTGCGATCGCATTAACTGCTGCATTAAATCCGTTACGGGGTGCGTATTGGAATGTAAGCTCATAGAATTTACCAGCTTCTGTCGTAATATCTCGATAAATCTGACGTGCATCGGGATAAAAATTGAGTGGATCTTCGTTGAGTTCAATATGGTTAACGCCTTCAGCAGAATTACCAGACCAATATTCAATCCTGCCATCGGTCGAGTTCCAACCATCTAAAGGTGCATTGACAAAACCACTGGAAATATTGGGAGCTTCTTCAAAATCTGTGACAAATACAGTGGTAAATGGGTTTTTGTGATCTCCATACAGAATATCGTTACCAGCACCGCCGTCAAGGATATCATTGCCAAGACCACCAATTAAAGTATCATTACCACCAAGGTTAGGATTTTTGTTGTAGGCAAGTAATTTAAGATCATCCAAGTGACCACCACGACCATAATTAACAGGAGTACCAGTAGAAAGAAATTCTAAACGTTTGGTAGTACCATCTCCGATAAAGTTGACGGTATAGGTTTTCCAAACTAGATTGGAATTTTTAGAACCATCTTCTGCTACATTGAGCAAAGTATTGCCACCTAGTTTAACTGAGATCGCATTAACTGCTGCATTAAATCCGTTACGGGGTGCGTATTGGAATGTAAGCTCATAGAATTTACCAGCTTCTGTCGTAATATCTCGATAAATCTGACGTGCATCGGGATAAAAATTGAGTGGATCTTCGTTGAGTTCAATATGGTTAACGCCTTCAGCAGAATTACCAGACCAATATTCAATCCTGCCATCAGTAGAGTTCCAACCATCTAAAGGTGCATTGACAAAACCACTGGAAATATTGGGAGCTTCTTCAAAATCTGTGACAAATACAGTGGTGAATGGGTTTTTGTGATCTCCATACAGAATATCGTTACCAGCACCGCCTATTAAAAGATCTTGCCCAACCGCACCTTCAATGAGATCATCACCGGTTGTAGCAGCTAAAATACGGGCATTATGTTGATTAATAGTTGCAAAAAGCATTTGAACAGTACTGCCATTGACACTCAGACTATCTGCACCAATTACACTTACTTGATTAGGTTTGGCAACTTTTAAGTCTACTTGACCTTCACCAAAAAAGGTATATTCTAAATCAGTTCCATTGCCATTAAGAGTCTGTAATCTGGCACGCATAGGCAAATTAACAATGCGAGTGACATTATCCTGAGTAACTCCCAAATTGATCGTAAATTTACCTCCGTTAGCAGGTAAAAAGACAGTCTTGTCATCGTAAGCATACCAATTGTCTACACTCTTAATTATGCGATCGCTATTAATGTCTAGACCAAAATTACCAACATTAGAAGCAATTACTTCCGCCGTAATTGTATCTCCCGAACTTTCTACAAAAAGTTTTGACTGCTCAAATGCTTTAATTCTTTGACTGGCATCAGCTAAAGTTACAAATTCAGCACCGCTATTGTAAGCTTCTCGGATCAAGGCGGTAAACATTTCTTGGTTATAGCCGTTATTTTCCCAATTAGTAGGGCCATAATCATGCCAAGGCATTAGTACAATTGGTTTATTAGCATGATTGATAACTTCTTGGTATTGTCTGAGCCATTCAGCCTGTGCCTGTTCTGCTGTAAGGGGTTGAGGAACAAAACCACCATTGCCATCTGGAACGGGAATACCAAATCCGATTAAGGTAAAGTCAAACCAGAGATTGGGAGCAAAATAAACTGATTCTTGACCTGGTTTTAAAAAACCAAAAGCACTAGGAAATCCAGCCCCAACACTGGAATAACCACCAGAAATGTAATCAAAATATTGAGCAATTTCTAAAGCAGTGGGCAATTTTTCAGGCGCGCCAGGTAAAGCTGTCCCAGTAACTTTAATACCTAATTGCTTCTCAATAACTTGCTTAGATTGATTAAACTCAAATTCTAGCTGGGCAGGAGTAGCAAAATTGGTATTGTTGGAGGGGTTGTAACCAGCATATTCTTCAAAATGAGTATAGGAATGAGTTCCAATCTCGTTACCTGCTGCTAATAATGCTTGGTAATAAGGTCGAGAAATAGCCCAATCGGTATACTGAAGAGTTTCAGGACTATTGCCAATATTGATATAGTAAGAGCCAACAAAATTAAAGTCAGTTTTCCATTGATTCAAAATCGGTAATAATTTGTCATAAATCCCAGGAGAGCCATCTAAAGGATTAACATTGCTAGCCTCTTGCGATTGATCCATGTCATTGCGGGACAGAAACAGGGAGTTATTACGAGTTAAGCTAAGGCTGACACTGGGTTGATTATCGAAAGTAGACCAGCGTAGTGCTTGCCAAGCTAAATTATTGTCTCCTAAATAGCTGGTAGTGGCAAAATGTACATTACGACCGCCAGTTTGGGTAGTCACTACAGCGTTATAAGTTTGACCATTAACGTTTTGATTAACTAAAACTTGAGCAGGATAATTAGGATCGAAGCTTTCATAAGCAGCAAAACCAATAGGATTTTGGTATTGGCGAATTGTTTCTCCAGAATTGTAACCCTGCATGACAGGATGGGTTGTGTTTTGGGCAGTTAAGGCAACACTTCCAGTACCAAAAGCAGTAGGTCTTACCCCCAACAAAGTTTTCATCCGATAATAAGGGTCGCCTGCATGGACTGCACCTGTCTCATCGTTAGTCATGAAGTCGCCAGCAGCGATAATCCCAATCTTATATTGATAAACAGCATCAGTCAGGGTGTCTTGAATTGCTTGTAAGTCAGACTGTTTAACGTTACGAATGCTGGGAAAAATTAAGGTGTCATAATTAGCAAGTTTGTTAATGTCTTTCAAGTCTTCTTCGGTGAGGAGGTCGAACGGAATTCCTGCCATCATCACCTCTTCCTGAACCGACATAAATAGCTGGGAATATGCAGTAAGATTGACTTCTATGTCAGGTAAGCCAAAAAATTGGTCGGCAGTAGTTTGTGAAAAGACAATTCCAACCTTTTTACTAAAATCAGTTCTTGGCGGTAAAGCATCGCCGACTGCAATAGTATATTTTTGAGTAGAGTAATTACCAGGTAAAAATACTTGATTGTTGACATCAATTACGACATCAATCCCTGGAGTTGTGTCATTGATTAACGAAAGAGGAACAGCAAATTCTATGATTTGTTTAGTACTATCAAAAGCATAGTTTAACGCTCCAGTAACAAAATTTTCTCCTGCTGCGCCAGTATAAAGATAAGGTAGATTATCACTGAAGAAGTTAATGTTATATTCTGCACCACCAGCAAAACCAAAAATCTGATAACCAGTATTACTATTTTGGTCAGTATTAAGCCAAATTGTAGTACCAGCAGCGATCGCATTACTATCGGATTTAATCGCAAATACATAAGTATCTCCTACCAATTTGCCATATACTTCATATCCTGGTTGACCACTGCCTGGCAAAAAATCTAATCGTTCGTTATTTGTCCAATCAGCTAAATTACCATCAAGAGTAATATTTCCGTAAGTTGTTTTTAGTTCGGCTTCTAGAGAATTTAAAATATTAAAATTAGACATAAATTATTGTTTTAATAAAATTTGAATAAGA from Stanieria cyanosphaera PCC 7437 encodes:
- a CDS encoding DUF642 domain-containing protein — protein: MSNFNILNSLEAELKTTYGNITLDGNLADWTNNERLDFLPGSGQPGYEVYGKLVGDTYVFAIKSDSNAIAAGTTIWLNTDQNSNTGYQIFGFAGGAEYNINFFSDNLPYLYTGAAGENFVTGALNYAFDSTKQIIEFAVPLSLINDTTPGIDVVIDVNNQVFLPGNYSTQKYTIAVGDALPPRTDFSKKVGIVFSQTTADQFFGLPDIEVNLTAYSQLFMSVQEEVMMAGIPFDLLTEEDLKDINKLANYDTLIFPSIRNVKQSDLQAIQDTLTDAVYQYKIGIIAAGDFMTNDETGAVHAGDPYYRMKTLLGVRPTAFGTGSVALTAQNTTHPVMQGYNSGETIRQYQNPIGFAAYESFDPNYPAQVLVNQNVNGQTYNAVVTTQTGGRNVHFATTSYLGDNNLAWQALRWSTFDNQPSVSLSLTRNNSLFLSRNDMDQSQEASNVNPLDGSPGIYDKLLPILNQWKTDFNFVGSYYINIGNSPETLQYTDWAISRPYYQALLAAGNEIGTHSYTHFEEYAGYNPSNNTNFATPAQLEFEFNQSKQVIEKQLGIKVTGTALPGAPEKLPTALEIAQYFDYISGGYSSVGAGFPSAFGFLKPGQESVYFAPNLWFDFTLIGFGIPVPDGNGGFVPQPLTAEQAQAEWLRQYQEVINHANKPIVLMPWHDYGPTNWENNGYNQEMFTALIREAYNSGAEFVTLADASQRIKAFEQSKLFVESSGDTITAEVIASNVGNFGLDINSDRIIKSVDNWYAYDDKTVFLPANGGKFTINLGVTQDNVTRIVNLPMRARLQTLNGNGTDLEYTFFGEGQVDLKVAKPNQVSVIGADSLSVNGSTVQMLFATINQHNARILAATTGDDLIEGAVGQDLLIGGAGNDILYGDHKNPFTTVFVTDFEEAPNISSGFVNAPLDGWNSTDGRIEYWSGNSAEGVNHIELNEDPLNFYPDARQIYRDITTEAGKFYELTFQYAPRNGFNAAVNAISVKLGGNTLLNVAEDGSKNSNLVWKTYTVNFIGDGTTKRLEFLSTGTPVNYGRGGHLDDLKLLAYNKNPNLGGNDTLIGGLGNDILDGGAGNDILYGDHKNPFTTVFVTDFEEAPNISSGFVNAPLDGWNSTDGRIEYWSGNSAEGVNHIELNEDPLNFYPDARQIYRDITTEAGKFYELTFQYAPRNGFNAAVNAIAVKLGGNTLLNVAEDSSKNSNLVWKTYTVNFIGDGTTKRLEFLSTGTPVNYGRGGRLDDLKLLAYQQDPTVGGNDTLIGGRGSDTLIGGRGNDTFVFVKNNSLLPGELDIIKDFEVGKDKIQFQGWGIVNASSWFSGMLAQGLITNTVDGTLLTSNDGGQIMFEDLNISKLSSSDFSFT